A region from the Pseudomonas promysalinigenes genome encodes:
- the greA gene encoding transcription elongation factor GreA has translation MSITKYPMTVQGARALEEELTFLSKTERPRLSQAIGEARELGDLKENAEYHAAREEQGMVEARIRDIEGRLQNSVVIDVTTIAHTGKVIFGTTVVLANTETDDEVTYQIVGEDEADVKQGKLSNSAPIARAIIGKEEGDTVVVKTPSGTVEYEIVEVKHI, from the coding sequence ATGAGCATTACCAAATACCCGATGACCGTCCAGGGCGCTCGCGCCCTGGAAGAGGAATTGACCTTCCTGAGCAAGACCGAGCGCCCGCGCCTGAGCCAAGCCATTGGCGAAGCGCGCGAGCTGGGCGACCTCAAGGAAAACGCCGAATACCACGCCGCCCGTGAAGAGCAGGGCATGGTCGAGGCGCGCATCCGTGACATCGAAGGCCGCCTGCAGAACTCGGTGGTGATCGACGTCACTACCATCGCTCACACCGGCAAGGTGATTTTCGGCACCACCGTGGTGCTGGCCAACACCGAAACCGACGATGAGGTGACCTACCAGATCGTTGGCGAAGATGAAGCTGACGTGAAACAAGGCAAGCTTTCGAACAGCGCACCTATCGCCCGTGCCATCATTGGCAAGGAAGAAGGTGACACCGTGGTGGTGAAGACACCAAGCGGTACGGTCGAGTACGAGATTGTCGAAGTCAAACACATCTGA